A part of Caloenas nicobarica isolate bCalNic1 chromosome 10, bCalNic1.hap1, whole genome shotgun sequence genomic DNA contains:
- the TNFAIP8L3 gene encoding tumor necrosis factor alpha-induced protein 8-like protein 3, whose amino-acid sequence MDSDSGELSEGELVSPAGPDCFSSKNLALQAQKKILSKMASKTMANMLIDDTSSEIFDELYKVTKEHTRNKKEAHKIMKDLIKVAIKIGILYRNNQFNKEELEIVDKFRKKLNQTAMTIVSFYEVEYTFDRNVLAELLNECKDLVHELVDRHLTPRSHGRINHVFNHFADVEFLAALYSLDGDCRPYLKKICDGINKLLDEKVL is encoded by the coding sequence GTCCTGACTGTTTCAGTTCCAAGAATCTTGCACTGCAAGCCCAGAAAAAGATCCTGAGTAAAATGGCATCCAAAACCATGGCTAACATGCTGATCGATGACACAAGCAGTGAAATCTTTGATGAGCTGTACAAAGTAACAAAGGAacacacaagaaacaaaaaggaagcccATAAAATTATGAAAGACCTGATTAAAGTGGCAATAAAAATCGGGATCCTCTATCGAAATAATCAGTtcaacaaagaagagctggaaaTCGTAGACAAGTTCAGGAAGAAGCTGAACCAAACTGCCATGACAATCGTCAGCTTCTACGAGGTAGAATACACTTTTGACAGAAATGTTCTTGCAGAACTTCTGAATGAATGTAAAGACCTTGTGCATGAACTAGTAGATCGACACCTGACACCGAGATCCCATGGCCGCATCAACCACGTCTTCAATCACTTTGCGGATGTGGAATTTCTAGCTGCCCTGTACAGCCTTGATGGGGATTGTCGGCCATACCTCAAAAAGATCTGTGATGGCATCAACAAACTGCTTGATGAGAAGGTCCTTTGA